The Mauremys reevesii isolate NIE-2019 linkage group 1, ASM1616193v1, whole genome shotgun sequence genome has a segment encoding these proteins:
- the LOC120395361 gene encoding putative olfactory receptor 52P1, protein MAVFNLTPSEPSTFILPGIPGLEAAHIWISIPFSIFYIIGLLGNFMVLFVVGKEETLHKPMYLLLCMLALTDIAIPTSVMPKALCIFWFNLRGITVAGCLTQMFFLHVGSMTNSAVLVTMAFDRYVAICNPLRYATILTNARIAKLGLLGMMRAVLLALPVTLLLNRQPFCANHIIPHTYCEHMAVSIMSCGDTTVNRMYGLVLTFVVIGLDLTLIALSYGLIIRAVLRISQKEAHQKALNTCTAHICVMLTTYTPSLFTVLRHRFGQGITPHVHIILANLYFLLPPMLNPIIYGVKTKELRDKVGKCPCRI, encoded by the coding sequence ATGGCAGTTTTCAACCTCACCCCCTCTGAACCTTCAACATTCATCCTACCAGGCATCCCTGGCCTGGAAGCTGcccacatctggatttccatccctttctctataTTCTACATTATAGGACTTTTGGGAAATTTCATGGTTCTGTTTGTTGTAGGGAAAGAAGAAaccctgcacaagccgatgtacctgctgctctgcatgctggcacTCACAGACATCGCCATACCGACCTCCGTCATGCCAAAGGCACTGTGTATATTCTGGTTCAATTTGAGAGGCATTACAGTGgctggctgcctcacccagatgttcttcctgCATGTGGGTTCTATGACAAATTCAGCCGTGCTTGTGACAATGGCCTTTGATCGCTATGTCGCCATATGTAACCCTCTGCGGTACGCCACCATCCTAACCAACGCACGAATAGCTAAGCTAGGGCTACTGGGTATGATGAGAGCTGTTCTCCTCGCTCTGCCAGTTACCCTGCTCCTGAACAGACAGCCATTCTGTGCCAATCACATTATCCCTCACACGTACTGCGAGCACATGGCCGTGTCTATAATGTCATGTGGGGATACCACAGTCAACAGGATGTATGGCTTGGTGTTAACGTTTGTAGTCATCGGGTTAGACCTGACACTCATCGCCCTGTCCTACGGTCTGAtcatcagggccgtccttagaATTTCTCAGAAGGAAGCCCACCAGAAAGCCCTCAACACCTGCACTgcccacatctgtgtgatgcTGACAACTTATACTCCCTCCCTCTTCACCGTTCTGAGACACCGGTTTGGTCAGGGCATCACTCCCCATGTTCACATCATCTTGGCCAACCTctatttcctccttccccccatgctCAACCCTATCATTTATGGGGTCAAAACCAAAGAGCTCCGTGACAAAGTGGGCAAATGCCCCTGCAGAATATGA
- the LOC120394618 gene encoding putative olfactory receptor 52P1 codes for MAAFNLTLSDPSTFILTGIPGLEAAHIWISIPFSIFYIIGLLGNFMVLFVVGKEETLHKPMYLLLCMLALTDIAMSTSVMPKALCIFWFNLRGITVGGCLTQLFFLHAGSMTHSAVLVTMAFDRYVAICNPLRYATILTNARIAKLGLLGMMRAVLLVLPIPLLLNRQPFCANHIIPHTYCEHMAVSKMSCGDTTVNTTHGLVLTFVVIGLDLTLIALSYGLIIRAVLRISQKEAHQKALNTCTAHICVMLTTYTPFLFTILRHRFGQGISPHVHIILANLYFLLPPMLNPIIYGVKTKELRDKVGKCPCRI; via the coding sequence atggcagctttcaacctCACCCTCTCTGATCCTTCAACATTCATTCTAACAGGCATCCCTGGCCTGGAAGCTGcccacatctggatttccatccctttctctataTTCTACATTATCGGCCTGTTGGGAAATTTCATGGTTCTGTTTGTTGTGGGGAAAGAAGAAaccctgcacaagccgatgtacctgctgctctgcatgctggcacTCACAGACATCGCCATGTCGACCTCCGTCATGCCAAAGGCACTGTGTATATTCTGGTTCAATTTGAGAGGCATTACTGTGGGTGGGTGCCTCACCCAGTTGTTCTTCCTGCATGCGGGTTCTATGACACATTCAGCCGTGCTCGTGACAATGGCCTTTGATCGCTacgttgccatatgtaaccctctgagatacGCCACCATTCTCACCAACGCACGAATAGCTAAGCTAGGGCTACTGGGTATGATGAGAGCTGTTCTCCTTGTTCTGCCAATTCCCCTGCTCCTGAACAGACAGCCATTCTGTGCCAATCACATTATCCCTCACACGTACTGCGAGCACATGGCCGTGTCGAAAATGTCATGTGGGGATACCACAGTCAACACGACACATGGCTTGGTGTTAACGTTTGTAGTCATCGGGTTAGACCTGACGCTCATCGCCCTCTCCTACGGTCTGAtcatcagggccgtccttagaATTTCTCAGAAGGAAGCCCACCAGAAAGCCCTCAACACCTGCACTgcccacatctgtgtgatgcTGACAACTTATACTCCCTTCCTCTTCACCATTCTGAGACACCGGTTTGGTCAGGGCATCTCTCCCCATGTTCACATCATCTTGGCCAACCTctatttcctccttccccccatgctCAACCCTATCATTTATGGGGTCAAAACCAAAGAGCTCCGTGACAAAGTGGGCAAATGCCCCTGCAGAATATGA